Proteins co-encoded in one Malus sylvestris chromosome 9, drMalSylv7.2, whole genome shotgun sequence genomic window:
- the LOC126582661 gene encoding COP9 signalosome complex subunit 3-like, giving the protein MEAMQSLVTNIQGLSSSGDISHLHVLLKQAQESLYAESTRLLPVLDQLDPATHSLGYLYILEACSSGSISKEQASALVLPIARFINSCVAEQIRLQPDKFISVCKRFKDHVMLLEAPLRGVAPMLTAIRKIQTSSEHLTSLHPEFLLLCLLSKSYKVGYSVLDDDIFEVDQPRDLFLYCYYGGMICIGQKCFRKALELLHNVVTSPMTSFNAIAVEAYKKHILVSLIHNWNFCTSLPKYTSSVCQRNLKNYCQPYIELAHCYVSGKIVHLEAMVDRHKEKYENDNNLGLVKQVLSSQYKRNIQRLTQTYLTLSLQDIANSVQLNSAKEAEMHVLQMIEDGQIFATINQKDGMVRFLEDPEQYKTCHMIEHIDSSIQRIMALSRKLTAIDENISTDPLFLSKTGRERQRFDFDDYDGVPQKFNI; this is encoded by the exons ATGGAAGCCATGCAATCTCTGGTGACGAACATCCAAGGGCTGTCGAGCTCCGGCGACATCTCGCACCTCCACGTCCTTCTGAAGCAAGCGCAGGAGTCGCTCTACGCCGAGTCGACTCGGTTGCTTCCCGTTCTCGACCAGCTCGACCCCGCCACGCACTCTCTCGGATACCTCTACATCCT GGAGGCATGCTCATCTGGTTCGATTTCAAAAGAGCAGGCGAGTGCGTTGGTCCTGCCCATTGCTAGATTTATCAACTCCTGTGTTGCGGAGCAGATTCGTTTGCAACCTGATAAAT TCATATCTGTTTGCAAGAGGTTCAAAGATCATGTTATGCTTCTTGAAGCACCACTGCGGGGGGTGGCACCGATGCTGACAGCTATTCGGAAAATTCAGACCTCCTCAGAACATTTGACTTCTTTGCATCCAGAGTTTCTTCTGCTTTGTTTGTTGTCAAAATCCTATAAAGTTGGATATTCCGTTTTAGATGATGACATATTTGAGGTTGATCAGCCAAGGGATCTTTTTCTCTATTGCTATTACGG GGGGATGATATGCATCGGACAAAAGTGTTTTCGCAAAGCATTGGAGCTTCTTCACAAT GTTGTAACATCACCAATGACTTCTTTTAATGCAATAGCTGTTGAAGCGTACAAAAAGCATATATTGGTTTCACTCATTCACAATTGGAAT TTCTGCACCAGTCTTCCTAAATACACCTCCTCAGTATGTCAGAGGAATCTAAAAAACTATTGTCAG CCCTACATTGAATTGGCGCACTGCTATGTCAGCGGAAAAATTGTACATTTGGAGGCAATGGTTGACAGACACAAGGAAAAGTATGAAAAT GACAACAATCTTGGACTGGTGAAGCAGGTATTATCTTCCCAGTATAAGCGAAACATTCAGAGACTGACTCAGACATACTTGACTCTTTCCCTTCAAGATATAGCCAACAGCGTTCAACTAAACAGCGCTAAGGAAGCAGAAATGCATGTGCTACAAATG ATTGAAGATGGTCAAATATTCGCAACAATCAACCAGAAGGATGGAATGGTTAGATTTCTTGAGGATCCTGAGCAATATAAAACCTGTCACATGATTGAACACATTGACTCATCAATACAGAG GATAATGGCTCTGTCAAGGAAGCTGACTGCTATTGATGAAAACATCTCAACTGATCCTTTGTTCCTATCAAAG ACTGGAAGAGAGCGGCAGAGATTTGACTTCGATGATTATGATGGCGTTCCTCAGAAGTTTAACATATGA
- the LOC126582665 gene encoding uncharacterized protein LOC126582665 — MEGGERRRMLRRDGGGQDEPAIVNPNMLRFRPIAPKPVTNRAGEVGNNENSVASILTSARRKRKYVRVSKNNVCRAKNKDPQRVVTTLQLLPEKNDNNGSSNGESWRPLDPTVTDNNNHRNNKNSNPTGKEDEALGLGIPMWLRNYMGGGGGSDPTEGMRQMVAVESWVTVECVTGTCMNVQGTFGSFRSRDAERMKSDLEGDTCPGFISDGQNRVQWLNGAFKRMVSQQKRGAEIAVWLVVKEKLPYADASALITCQVKLQYTVGKERCSRTVPCDLWRMDDGGFAWRLDVNAALTLGR, encoded by the coding sequence ATGGAGGGCGGAGAACGGCGGCGGATGCTAAGAAGAGATGGTGGGGGGCAGGATGAGCCTGCAATCGTGAACCCGAACATGCTTAGATTTCGGCCGATTGCACCGAAACCGGTGACGAACAGAGCCGGAGAGGTTGGTAATAACGAAAACTCGGTTGCGAGTATTTTGACGAGtgcaagaagaaagagaaagtacGTTAGGGTTTCCAAGAATAATGTATGTAGGGCGAAGAATAAGGATCCTCAGCGCGTGGTGACGACTCTGCAGCTCTTGCCGGAGAAAAACGATAACAACGGCTCATCGAACGGTGAATCTTGGCGTCCGTTAGATCCTACGGTGACGGACAATAATAACCatagaaataacaaaaatagtAATCCTACTGgtaaagaagatgaggccttaGGCCTAGGAATTCCCATGTGGTTGAGGAATTACATGGGTGGTGGAGGAGGATCAGATCCGACGGAGGGGATGCGGCAGATGGTGGCGGTGGAGTCTTGGGTGACTGTGGAGTGCGTGACAGGCACATGCATGAATGTGCAAGGTACGTTTGGAAGTTTTAGGAGTAGGGACGCCGAGAGGATGAAGAGTGATCTGGAGGGGGACACGTGTCCGGGTTTTATATCGGACGGTCAGAACAGGGTGCAGTGGTTGAACGGGGCGTTTAAGAGGATGGTGAGCCAGCAGAAGCGCGGGGCGGAGATAGCGGTGTGGTTGGTGGTGAAGGAGAAACTGCCGTACGCGGATGCTTCAGCGTTAATAACATGCCAAGTAAAGCTGCAGTACACGGTGGGTAAGGAGAGGTGCTCTCGAACTGTGCCTTGTGATTTGTGGAGAATGGACGATGGAGGATTTGCATGGAGGCTCGACGTTAACGCTGCTCTCACTCTGGGCCGTTGA
- the LOC126582666 gene encoding uncharacterized protein LOC126582666, translating into MADYHFVYKDVEGASTQWDDIQRKLGNLPAKPPPFKPPKFTPAQDEASLPKDKSWIDEKSEQDLEDLEDNPDLDDDRFLEEYRKKRLAELREAAKVARFGSVVPISGSDFVREVSQAPPDVWVVVILYKEGIPECGVLMQCLEDLATKYPATKFVKIISTDCIPNYPDRNVPTVLVYNSGNVKANYVGLQSFGRRCTPEGVALLLCQSDPVLNDGLSGNDRSRQAVIDGVRKRFIEKVVTEHEDVDDGSSSD; encoded by the exons atggcgGACTATCACTTTGTGTACAAGGATGTGGAGGGAGCATCGACCCAGTGGGACGACATACAGAGAAAGCTCGGGAACCTTCCGGCGAAGCCACCGCCGTTCAAGCCGCCGAAGTTCACACCAGCTCAGGACGAAGCCTCCCTTCCCAAAGACAAGTCCTGGATCGATGAAAAATCCGAACAGGACCTCGAAGACCTCGAGGACAATCCCGATCTCGATGACGATCGCTTCCTCGAAGAATACAG GAAGAAGAGGCTGGCGGAGCTGAGAGAAGCAGCCAAAGTTGCGAGGTTCGGATCGGTGGTGCCGATTTCGGGATCGGATTTCGTGCGGGAGGTGTCGCAGGCGCCGCCGGATGTGTGGGTGGTGGTGATTCTGTACAAAGAAGGAATCCCCGAGTGCGGGGTTTTGATGCAGTGTTTGGAAGATTTGGCGACCAAATATCCGGCTACGAAATTCGTCAAGATAATATCGACGGACTGCATTCCGAACTACCCTGATCGGAATGTTCCGACTGTTTTAGTGTACAACAGTGGGAATGTCAAAGCTAATTACGTCGGCTTGCAGAGCTTCGGCCGCAGATGCACACCTGAAG GTGTGGCATTACTTCTGTGCCAATCAGATCCTGTACTTAATGATGGCCTGAGCGGAAATGATCGGTCGAGGCAAGCTGTGATCGACGGAGTTCGCAAGAGGTTTATAGAGAAGGTTGTGACAGAGCATGAAGATGTTGACGATGGATCCTCGAGCGATTAG
- the LOC126582659 gene encoding ribulose-1,5 bisphosphate carboxylase/oxygenase large subunit N-methyltransferase, chloroplastic-like, with protein MELTPPPHRCIWSSPIRSSCSSHRPLLVSISPRKTKLLRSVPSFRSIRRRNLCSASSSETLVGSRKEDGGKEIQVVSKKDEEEDLKSWMHKNGLPPCKVVLKDKPSYDEKLRPIHYVAASEDLEVGDVAFSVPDSLVVTLKRVLGNETIAELLTTNKLSELACLALYLMYEKKQGKKSFWYPYIRELDRQRGRGQLAVESPLIWSEAELAYLTGSPTKADVRARAEGIKREYNELDTVWFMAGSLFQQYPYDIPTEAFPFEIFKQAFVAVQSCVVHLQKVSLAQRFALVPLGPPLLAYGSNCRAMLTAVDGTVQLVVDRPYKAGESIVVWCGPQPNSKLLINYGFVDEDNPYDRLVVEAALNTEDPQYQDKRMVAQRNGKLSVQTFQVYVGKEKETVFDMLPYLRLGYVSDPSEMQSVISSQGPICAVSPCMERAVLDQLADYFRTRLAGYPTTLSEDDSLLADANLNPKKRVATRLVRLEKKMLHACLKVVVDLIGQLPDDTVSPCPAPYAPSLK; from the exons ATGGAGCTCACTCCTCCGCCCCACCGTTGCATTTGGTCCTCGCCGATTCGTTCGTCCTGCTCCTCGCACCGCCCTCTCCTGGTTTCAATTTCGCCTCGGAAGACCAAGCTCCTTAGGTCCGTACCTTCTTTCAGATCGATTCGCCGGAGAAATTTGTGCTCCGCCTCCAGCTCCGAGACGTTGGTTGGGTCGCGGAAGGAGGACGGCGGCAAGGAGATTCAGGTGGTGAGCAAGAAAGACGAGGAGGAAGACTTGAAATCTTGGATGCACAAGAACGGCCTGCCTCCTTGCAAGGTCGTGCTCAAGGACAAACCTTCCTACGACGAGAAGCTCCGGCCCATTCATTACGTAGCTGCCAGCGAAGATCTTGAG GTTGGTGATGTCGCATTTTCGGTGCCGGATTCTTTAGTTGTGACTCTCAAGAGAGTGTTGGGGAACGAAACAATCG CTGAATTATTAACTACGAACAAATTATCGGAATTGGCATGCTTGGCATTGTATCTGATGTATGAGAAGAAACAAGGAAAGAAATCATTTTGGTATCCCTATATAAGAGAGCTCGATCGTCAGCGAGGGAGGGGTCAATTAGCGGTGGAATCGCCCCTTATATGGTCAGAAGCTGAACTGGCCTATCTTACAGGCAGCCCCACAAAG GCTGATGTTCGTGCAAGGGCCGAAGGAATTAAAAGAGAATATAATGAGCTTGACACTGTCTGGTTTATGGCTGGTTCCCTATTTCAG CAATACCCATATGATATTCCCACAGAGGCCTTCCCATTTGAGATATTCAAACAAGCTTTTGTTGCAGTTCAGTCGTGTGTTGTGCATTTGCAG AAAGTTAGTTTGGCTCAAAGATTTGCATTGGTTCCTCTTGGGCCCCCATTGTTAGCTTACGGAAGCAACTGTAGAGCAATGTTGACAGCTGTTGATGGTACTGTTCAACTAGTGGTTGATCGGCCATATAAAGCAGGGGAGTCTATTGTTGTGTG GTGTGGACCACAGCCTAATTCAAAGTTGCTTATAAACTATGGTTTTGTTGATGAAGATAATCCTTATGACCGTTTGGTGGTTGAG GCAGCTTTGAACACTGAGGATCCACAATATCAAGATAAAAGAATGGTTGCTCAAAGAAATGGAAAATTATCAGTACAAACTTTTCAG GTATATGTGGGAAAGGAAAAGGAAACGGTCTTCGATATGCTTCCCTATCTGCGACTGGgctatgtttcagatccttcagagatgcagtctgttatctcttcTCAAGGTCCAATTTGTGCA gtGAGTCCTTGTATGGAACGAGCGGTGTTGGACCAACTTGCTGATTATTTTAGGACACGGCTGGCTGGCTATCCAACTACATTGAGCGAAGATGATTCTTTG TTGGCAGATGCTAATTTGAATCCAAAGAAGCGAGTTGCTACTCGGCTTGTTAGGTTAGAAAAGAAAATGCTCCATGCATGCCTGAAGGTGGTGGTTGATTTGATAGGCCAGTTACCAGACGACACTGTATCACCATGCCCAGCTCCCTATGCCCCCTCGTTGAAATAA
- the LOC126582664 gene encoding cytochrome c1-2, heme protein, mitochondrial: MAGGAIHQLLRRKLQSQSTASPLLASLIHKKDDAGSAGARSLRALALLGAGVSGLLSFATVASADEAEHGLESPNYPWPHAGILSSYDHASIRRGHQVYTQVCASCHSMSLISYRDLVGVAYTEEETKAMAAEIEVTDGPNDEGELFTRPGKLSDRFPQPYANEQAARFANGGAYPPDLSLITKARHNGQNYVFALLTGYRDPPAGVQIRDGLHYNPYFPGGAIAMPKMLNDGAVEYEDGTPATEAQMGKDVVSFLTWAAEPEMEERKLMGFKWIFVLSLALLQAAYYRRLKWSVLKSRKLVLDVVN; the protein is encoded by the exons ATGGCTGGAGGAGCGATCCACCAGTTATTGAGGAGGAAGCTTCAGTCTCAATCTACT GCCTCTCCATTGTTGGCTTCTCTAATACATAAGAAAGATGATGCTGGCTCTGCTGGGGCAAGGTCCCTCAGAGCACTTGCGCTCCTTGGAGCAGGTGTTTCAGGACTGTTAAGTTTTGCAACTGTTGCATCTGCAGATGAGGCTGAACATGGATTAGAGAGCCCAAACTACCCCTGGCCTCATGCAGGAATCCTTAGCTCATATGATCATGCTTC GATTCGTCGTGGTCATCAGGTTTACACACAAGTCTGTGCATCCTGCCATTCCATGTCTTTAATATCCTACCGTGATTTGGTGGGTGTTGCTTATACCGAAGAGGAGACAAAGGCTATGGCAGCTGAGATTGAGGTAACGGATGGGCCGAACGACGAGGGTGAGTTGTTTACTCGCCCTGGTAAACTTAGTGATCGATTCCCGCAGCCATATGCAAATGAGCAGGCAGCTAGGTTTGCTAATGGTGGAGCATATCCTCCTGATTTGAGTCTTATTACAAAG GCTCGTCACAATGGTCAGAATTATGTATTTGCCCTTCTCACCGGTTACCGTGATCCTCCAGCTGGTGTTCAG ATCCGAGATGGCCTGCACTATAATCCGTACTTTCCTGGGGGAGCAATTGCTATGCCTAAAATGCTTAATGATGGTGCTGTTGAGTACGAAGATGGTACTCCTGCAACTGAGGCTCAG ATGGGGAAAGATGTTGTGTCATTCTTGACATGGGCCGCAGAACCAGAAATGGAAGAGAGGAAACTC ATGGGATTCAAATGGATCTTTGTTCTCTCTCTGGCGCTACTTCAAGCTGCATACTACCGGCGCTTGAAGTGGTCAGTTCTCAAGTCCCGCAAGCTGGTTCTCGACGTTGTCAACTAA
- the LOC126582668 gene encoding thymidylate kinase-like yields MEGKNQNCSLRGGKEDSRGALVVLEGLDRCGKTTQSARLVTNLERLGYSAELWRFPDRTTSVGKIISSYLSNESQLDDHTIHLLFSANRWEKRSLMESKLKSGTTLVVDRYSYSGVAFSSAKGLDIEWCKAPEIGLLAPDLVVYLDIPPEKAAERGGYGGERYEQLEFQKKVGHNYQVLCSPTWKIIDACSSMEDVEEQLQEMVLDCVKTCREGKPLSCLWSG; encoded by the exons ATGGAAGGTAAAAATCAGAACTGTAGCCTAAGAGGTGGAAAGGAGGATTCAAGAGGTGCCTTGGTTGTTCTTGAAGGCTTGGATCGGTGTGGGAAGACGACACAGTCTGCTAGACTAGTCACAAACTTGGAGAGGTTAGGATATTCAGCTGAGTTGTGGCGGTTTCCTGACAGAACTACTAGTGTTGGGAAAATAATATCTTCATATCTTTCCAACGAATCACAACTGGACGATCATACAATCCATCTACTCTTTAGTGCCAATCGTTGGGAGAAGAG ATCGTTGATGGAAAGCAAATTGAAAAGTGGAACCACTCTTGTTGTTGACCGTTATTCTTATTCAGGGGTGGCTTTTTCGTCTGCCAAAGGACTTGATATCGAATGGTGTAAG GCTCCGGAGATTGGGCTATTGGCTCCAGATCTTGTAGTGTACCTTGACATACCCCCTGAA AAAGCTGCGGAAAGAGGAGGCTATGGAGGTGAGAGATACGAGCAGCTTGAGTTTCAGAAGAAGGTTGGTCACAACTATCAGGTCCTCTGCAGTCCCACTTGGAAG ATCATAGATGCCTGTTCATCCATGGAGGACGTCGAGGAACAGTTGCAAGAGATGGTACTTGATTGTGTAAAAACATGCCGAGAAGGGAAACCCCTCTCATGTCTCTGGTCTGGTTAA
- the LOC126582662 gene encoding uncharacterized protein LOC126582662 — MGSHNCWSGALDTWWFLTQPPRSCYDYRFCPPETRERERDRERKERETDRQRSGIRGREEGNIVRGEWMDAGDGWRVAGGETGAPDKTIINQIMLRFRPIAPKPAAGGSSSGPTSADGKTVLSASKRVKRKYIRVAKDPKNNNSARKLINSRSSTDDNPPDVVTLPLMPEKTDSLRFSGSGSWGNREIPTWKNLNHKMNRSVWNEDSRSRTDRAAVVTRVTTVESWVTVESVTDTCMEVRGLGYTDMDKMKSLDKDTCPGFISDGSNKVQWVNEAYKRMVSYVEGQLPPAEVVVWLDTKESLPYAHPMFSCRVRLQYSTLQKEKCSKTVPCDVWRMECGLAWRLDITAALSLGL; from the coding sequence ATGGGTAGTCACAACTGCTGGAGTGGTGCCCTAGACACGTGGTGGTTCCTCACCCAGCCACCACGCTCCTGCTATGATTATCGCTTCTGTCCTCCggagacgagagagagagagagagatagagagagaaaggaaagagagaCAGACAGACAGAGATCAGGCATCCGAGGGAGAGAGGAGGGGAACATCGTACGAGGAGAGTGGATGGACGCGGGAGATGGATGGCGCGTGGCAGGCGGTGAGACTGGTGCTCCGGATAAGACGATAATCAACCAGATAATGCTCAGATTCCGGCCGATCGCTCCGAAACCGGCGGCTGGCGGCTCTTCCTCCGGTCCGACTTCGGCGGATGGTAAAACCGTCCTTTCTGCAAGCAAGAGAGTAAAGAGGAAGTACATTAGGGTCGCGAAGGACCCTAAGAATAATAACAGcgcaagaaaattaatcaaCAGTAGATCTTCCACAGATGATAATCCGCCGGATGTCGTCACTCTTCCACTGATGCCGGAAAAAACAGACTCTCTACGTTTTTCAGGTAGTGGATCTTGGGGTAACAGGGAGATTCCTACGTGGAAGAACCTAAACCATAAGATGAACAGGTCCGTCTGGAACGAGGACAGCCGGTCCAGGACAGatcgtgcggcggtggtgacTCGTGTGACGACGGTGGAGTCGTGGGTGACGGTGGAAAGCGTGACAGACACGTGCATGGAAGTACGAGGGTTAGGGTATACGGACATGGACAAAATGAAGAGTTTGGACAAAGACACGTGTCCGGGGTTTATATCGGACGGTTCTAACAAAGTGCAGTGGGTGAACGAGGCCTACAAGAGGATGGTGAGCTATGTAGAGGGGCAGTTGCCGCCGGCGGAGGTTGTGGTGTGGCTGGATACGAAGGAGAGCCTGCCGTATGCTCACCCGATGTTCAGTTGCCGGGTGAGGCTCCAGTACTCCACGTTGCAGAAGGAGAAGTGCTCGAAGACGGTGCCGTGCGATGTGTGGAGGATGGAGTGTGGGTTGGCTTGGAGGCTGGATATCACGGCGGCGCTTAGTTTGGGTCTTTAA